From Solea senegalensis isolate Sse05_10M linkage group LG7, IFAPA_SoseM_1, whole genome shotgun sequence, a single genomic window includes:
- the LOC122772241 gene encoding monoacylglycerol lipase ABHD2 — MSTHESDVHTFSPELPAMFDGMKLAAVATVLYVIVRCLNLKSPTAPPDLTYQDTPLSRFLLKSCPQLTKEYIPPLLWGKSGHLQTALYGKLGRVSAPHPCGIRKYLPMQDGATATFDLFEPLGNHRLGDDITMVICPGIGNHSEKHYIRTFVDYAQKEGYRCAVLNHLGALPNIELTSPRMFTYGCTWEFAAMVGYIKRAYAQTQLIVVGFSLGGNIVCKFLGENKMNQERVLCCVSVCQGYSALRAQETFLQWDQFRRFYNFLMADNMKKIILSHRHSLFGGSSGQMLFADLGRLFTATSLMQIDESIMRKFHGHSSLKEYYEKESCVHYIHNVNVPLLLVNSADDPLVHDSLLKIPHTLAAKKSNVIFALTLHGGHLGFFEGAVLFPQPLTWMDKVIVGYANAICQWEKQKPPCQSSESS; from the exons ATGAGCACCCATGAGTCAGACGTGCACACCTTCTCTCCGGAGCTGCCTGCCATGTTTGATGGCATGAAGCTTGCAGCGGTGGCCACAGTTCTTTATGTCATCGTCCGCTGCTTGAACCTCAAGAGCCCCACCGCTCCCCCGGACCTCACGTACCAGGACACTCCCCTGAGCCGCTTCCTTCTCAAGTCCTGTCCCCAGCTGACCAAAGA ataCATTCCTCCCCTGCTATGGGGTAAGAGTGGTCACCTCCAGACAGCACTGTATGGTAAACTTGGACGGGTGAGTGCTCCTCACCCATGTGGAATCAGGAAGTATTTACCCATGCAGGATGGAGCCACTGCAACATTTGACCTCTTTGAGCCACTGGGGAACCATCGACTAGGAG atgacatcaccatggtgATATGCCCTGGTATTGGTAACCACAGTGAGAAGCATTACATCAGAACATTTGTGGATTATGCACAGAAGGAAGGTTATCGCTGTGCTGTGTTGAACCACCTGGGAGCTCTTCCCAACATTGAGCTCACGTCGCCACGAATGTTCACTTACG GATGCACATGGGAGTTCGCAGCCATGGTGGGTTATATTAAGCGGGCATATGCTCAGACCCAGCTGATTGTGGTTGGCTTCAGTCTGGGTGGAAACATAGTTTGCAAGTTCCTGGGGGAGAACAAGATGAACCAGGAGCGAGTGCTGTGTTGTGTCAGCGTTTGCCAGGGTTACAGTGCTCTCAG gGCCCAGGAAACATTCCTACAGTGGGATCAGTTCAGACGCTTCTATAACTTTCTCATGGCTGACAACATGAAGAAAATCATCCTCTCACACAG ACACAGTCTGTTTGGAGGAAGCTCAGGTCAAATGTTGTTTGCAGATCTTGGTCGGCTATTCACAGCAACGTCCCTCATGCAGATTGATGAAAGCATCATGAG GAAATTCCATGGCCACAGCTCTCTCAAAGAGTACTATGAGAAGGAGAGCTGTGTTCATTATATTCACAAT gtaaatgtgccactgctgctggtgaactcCGCAGATGATCCTCTGGTTCACGACTCTCTGCTTAAAATCCCTCACACGTTAGCTG CAAAGAAGTCGAATGTGATCTTTGCCCTGACACTACACGGAGGCCACCTGGGCTTCTTCGAAGGTGCCGTGCTCTTTCCTCAGCCGCTCACCTGGATGGACAAAGTGATCGTTGGTTACGCCAATGCCATTTGCCAGTGGGAGAAACAGAAACCGCCGTGCCAAAGTAGTGAGAGCTCCTGA